Proteins encoded together in one Juglans regia cultivar Chandler chromosome 9, Walnut 2.0, whole genome shotgun sequence window:
- the LOC109001219 gene encoding HVA22-like protein a produces MGSGAASFFQVLLNNFDVLAWPVVSLVYPLYASIRAIETKSPVDDQQWLTYWVLYSMITLFELTFAKVIEWIPIWAYAKLILTCWLVIPYFSGAAYVYEHYVRPFFVNQQTINIWYVPRKKDIFSKPNDILTAAEQYIAENGTEAFQKMINKADKSRNEVHLSYEEDYRY; encoded by the exons ATGGGTTCTGGGGCTGCCAGTTTCTTCCAGGTGCTTCTCAATAATTTTGATGTTCTTGCTTG GCCTGTGGTTAGCCTTGTTTATCCTTT ATATGCCTCAATTAGGGCAATTGAAACTAAATCCCCTGTTGATGATCAACAATGGCTTACTTATTGGGTTCTCTATTCAATGATCACGCTCTTCGAGCTCACCTTTGCCAAAGTCATTGAATG GATTCCTATCTGGGCATATGCAAAGCTGATTTTAACATGCTGGTTGGTCATTCCTTACTTCAGTGGTGCGGCATATGTTTACGAACATTATGTGAGACCTTTCTTTGTCAATCAACAAACTATAAACATATGGTATGTCCCAAGAAAGAAGGATATCTTCAGTAAGCCAAATGACATTCTAACTGCTGCGGAACAATATATTGCTGAGAATGGAACCGAAGCATTTCAGAAGATGATTAACAAG GCTGACAAGTCCAGGAATGAAGTTCACCTGAGTTATGAAGAGGACTATAGATATTGA